Proteins from one Camelina sativa cultivar DH55 chromosome 8, Cs, whole genome shotgun sequence genomic window:
- the LOC109124668 gene encoding 110 kDa U5 small nuclear ribonucleoprotein component CLO isoform X2 gives MDDSLYDEFGNYIGPEIESDRESGDEVEEDEDKLPEENGHGSDGEQGGSNGWITTINDVEMENQIVLPEDKKYYPTAEEVYGEDVETLVMDEDEQPLEQPIIKPVRDIRFEVGVKDQSTYVSTEFLIGLMSNPALMRNVALVGHLQHGKTVFMDMLVEQTHHMSTFNVKNEKHMKYTDTRVDEQERNISIKAVPMSLVLEDSRSKSYLCNIMDTPGHVNFSDEMTASLRLADGAVLIVDAAEGVMVNTERAIRHAIQDRLPIVVVINKVDRLITELKLPPRDAYYKLRHTIEVINNHISVASTTAGNLPLIDPAAGNVCFASGTAGWSFTLQSFAKMYAKLHGVAMDVDKFASRLWGDVYYHPDTRVFKKNPPVGGGERAFVQFILEPLYKIYSQVIGEHKKSVETTLAELGVTLSNSAYKLNVRPLLRLACSSVFGSASGFTDMLVKHIPSPREAAARKVGHAYTGPTDSPIYESMVECDPSGPLMVNVTKLYPKSDTSVFDVFGRVYSGRLQTGQSVRVLGEGYSPDDEEDMTIKEVTKLWIYQARYRIPVSSAPPGSWVLIEGVDASIMKTATLCNSIYDEDVHIFRALQFNTLSVVKTATEPLNPSELPKMVEGLRKISKSYPLAITKVEESGEHTILGTGELYLDSIMKDLRELYSEVEVKVADPVVSFCETVVESSSMKCFAETPNKKNKITMIAEPLDRGLAEDIESGVVSIDWNRKQLGDFFRTKYDWDLLAARSIWAFGPDKQGPNILLDDTLPTEVDRNLMMAVKESIVQGFQWGAREGPLCDEPIRNVKFKIVDARIAPEPLHRGSGQMIPTARRVAYSAFLMATPRLMEPVYYVEIQTPIDCVTAIYTVLSRRRGHVTSDVPQPGTPAYIVKAFLPVIESFGFETDLRYHTQGQAFCVSVFDHWAIVPGDPLDKSILLRPLEPAPIQHLAREFMVKTRRRKGMSEDVSGNKFFDEAMMVELAQQTGDLHLQMM, from the exons ATGGATGATAGTTTGTATGATGAGTTTGGTAACTACATTGGACCTGAGATTGAGTCTGACAGAGAGAGTGGCgatgaagtagaagaagatgaagataagCTGCCTGAAGAAAATGGGCATGGATCTGATGGTGAACAAGGAGGTTCAAATGGCTGGATTACCACAATCAATGATGTTGAGATGGAGAACCAGATTGTTCTTCCTGAGGATAAGAAGTATTACCCTACTGCAGAGGAGGTTTATGGTGAGGATGTTGAGACCTTGGTTATGGATGAAGATGAGCAGCCTCTTGAGCAACCCATTATCAAACCTGTTAGAGATATCAGATTTGAGGTTGGGGTTAAGGATCAGTCAACGTACGTGTCAACTGAGTTTCTTATCGGCCTCATGTCTAATCCCGCCCTTATGAGGAATGTTGCTCTTGTGGGTCATCTACAGCATGGGAAAACTGTCTTCATGGATATGTTGGTAGAGCAGACGCATCATATGTCTACTTTTAATGTTAAAAACGAGAAGCATATGAAATATACAGACACGCGAGTCGATGAGCAGGAGAGAAATATCTCAATCAAGGCCGTTCCAATGTCCCTTGTTCTTGAGGACAGTAGATCCAAATCATACCTGTGCAATATCATGGATACTCCTGGACATGTCAATTTCTCTGACGAAATGACTGCTTCTTTAAGACTTGCCGATGGTGCTGTTCTCATTGTTGATGCTGCTGAAGGAGTCATG GTAAACACAGAGAGAGCTATTCGGCATGCAATCCAGGACCGTCTCCCTATTGTTGTTGTGATCAATAAG GTTGACAGGCTCATAACTGAGCTCAAACTACCTCCAAGGGATGCTTACTACAAGCTTAGGCATACAATTGAAGTCATTAACAACCACATATCTGTTGCTTCAACAACTGCTGGAAACTTACCCCTTATAGACCCTGCAGCTGGAAATGTATGTTTTGCCAGTGGGACAGCTGGATGGTCTTTCACATTGCAATCTTTTGCTAAAATGTATGCCAAGCTACATGGGGTGGCCATGGACGTGGATAAGTTTGCATCTCGACTTTGGGGAGATGTTTATTATCACCCTGATACTAGGGTATTCAAGAAAAATCCTCCAGTAGGTGGTGGAGAAAGAGCATTTGTTCAGTTTATTCTGGAGCCTCTATACAAAATATACAGCCAAGTGATAGGTGAACATAAGAAGAGTGTGGAGACCACCCTTGCAGAATTAGGAGTGACTCTGAGTAATAGTGCATATAAGCTAAACGTCAGACCTTTACTTAGGTTAGCCTGTAGCTCAGTTTTTGGTTCGGCATCAGGGTTCACTGATATGTTGGTAAAGCACATTCCTTCTCCCAGAGAG GCTGCAGCGAGGAAAGTCGGCCATGCATACACTGGGCCAACAGATTCCCCCATTTATGAGTCAATGGTAGAATGTGACCCATCTGGACCTCTCATGGTTAATGTGACAAAGCTGTACCCTAAATCAGATACTAGTGTGTTTGATGTGTTTGGAAGAGTTTATAGTGGTAGGCTTCAAACAGGGCAAAGCGTACGTGTACTAGGAGAAGGGTATTCACCTGATGATGAGGAGGACATGACTATAAAAGAAGTGACCAAGCTATGGATATATCAAGCGAGGTATAGAATACCAGTGAGCAGTGCCCCTCCTGGTTCATGGGTTCTAATTGAAGGTGTTGATGCGTCCATCATGAAAACTGCGACTCTGTGTAATTCAATCTACGATGAAGATGTCCACATATTCCGAGCGCTCCAATTTAATACCCTCTCAGTAGTGAAGACTGCTACTGAGCCTTTGAATCCTAGTGAGCTGCCTAAAATGGTGGAAGGGCttagaaaaattagcaaaagCTATCCCCTTGCGATTACCAAAGTCGAGGAGTCTGGAGAACATACTATTCTAGGCACGGGTGAGTTGTACTTGGACTCCATCATGAAGGACCTCAGGGAGCTCTATTCAGAGGTCGAAGTAAAG GTTGCAGATCCGGTGGTCTCCTTCTGTGAGACAGTTGTTGAATCTTCGTCGATGAAGTGTTTTGCTGAGActccaaacaaaaagaacaaaataacaatG ATTGCAGAGCCATTGGACAGAGGGCTTGCTGAGGACATTGAGAGTGGCGTCGTAAGCATTGACTGGAACAGGAAACAACTCGGGGACTTCTTCAGGACGAAGTATGACTGGGATCTACTTGCTGCACGTTCCATTTGGGCTTTTGGTCCTGATAAACAG GGACCAAATATTTTATTGGATGACACCCTCCCAACTGAGGTCGACAGGAACTTGATGATGGCAGTGAAAGAATCCATTGTTCAAGG GTTCCAGTGGGGTGCCCGTGAAGGTCCCCTCTGTGATGAGCCCATAAGAAATGTAAAGTTCAAGATTGTTGATGCACGGATAGCACCAGAGCCGCTGCATAGAGGATCTGGTCAGATGATTCCAACAGCAAGACGTGTTGCATATTCAGCCTTTCTTATGGCAACTCCAAGGCTGATGGAACCTGTGTACTATGTGGAG ATACAAACACCAATCGACTGTGTGACTGCAATCTACACAGTTTTGTCACGTAGACGTGGGCACGTCACATCTGATGTTCCTCAGCCTGGTACTCCGGCTTACATTGTGAAG GCTTTTCTACCTGTGATAGAATCGTTCGGGTTTGAGACAGATCTGAGGTACCACACACAGGGACAAGCTTTCTGCGTGTCTGTGTTTGATCACTGGGCCATAGTGCCAGGAGACCCTCTTGACAAAAGCATCCTACTGCGTCCACTTGAGCCTGCCCCTATTCAGCACCTAGCTCGCGAATTCATGGTCAAGACCCGCCGTAGAAAG
- the LOC109124668 gene encoding 110 kDa U5 small nuclear ribonucleoprotein component CLO isoform X1, with translation MDDSLYDEFGNYIGPEIESDRESGDEVEEDEDKLPEENGHGSDGEQGGSNGWITTINDVEMENQIVLPEDKKYYPTAEEVYGEDVETLVMDEDEQPLEQPIIKPVRDIRFEVGVKDQSTYVSTEFLIGLMSNPALMRNVALVGHLQHGKTVFMDMLVEQTHHMSTFNVKNEKHMKYTDTRVDEQERNISIKAVPMSLVLEDSRSKSYLCNIMDTPGHVNFSDEMTASLRLADGAVLIVDAAEGVMVNTERAIRHAIQDRLPIVVVINKVDRLITELKLPPRDAYYKLRHTIEVINNHISVASTTAGNLPLIDPAAGNVCFASGTAGWSFTLQSFAKMYAKLHGVAMDVDKFASRLWGDVYYHPDTRVFKKNPPVGGGERAFVQFILEPLYKIYSQVIGEHKKSVETTLAELGVTLSNSAYKLNVRPLLRLACSSVFGSASGFTDMLVKHIPSPREAASRKVGHAYTGPTDSPIYESMVECDPSGPLMVNVTKLYPKSDTSVFDVFGRVYSGRLQTGQSVRVLGEGYSPDDEEDMTIKEVTKLWIYQARYRIPVSSAPPGSWVLIEGVDASIMKTATLCNSIYDEDVHIFRALQFNTLSVVKTATEPLNPSELPKMVEGLRKISKSYPLAITKVEESGEHTILGTGELYLDSIMKDLRELYSEVEVKVADPVVSFCETVVESSSMKCFAETPNKKNKITMIAEPLDRGLAEDIESGVVSIDWNRKQLGDFFRTKYDWDLLAARSIWAFGPDKQGPNILLDDTLPTEVDRNLMMAVKESIVQGFQWGAREGPLCDEPIRNVKFKIVDARIAPEPLHRGSGQMIPTARRVAYSAFLMATPRLMEPVYYVEIQTPIDCVTAIYTVLSRRRGHVTSDVPQPGTPAYIVKAFLPVIESFGFETDLRYHTQGQAFCVSVFDHWAIVPGDPLDKSILLRPLEPAPIQHLAREFMVKTRRRKGMSEDVSGNKFFDEAMMVELAQQTGDLHLQMM, from the exons ATGGATGATAGTTTGTATGATGAGTTTGGTAACTACATTGGACCTGAGATTGAGTCTGACAGAGAGAGTGGCgatgaagtagaagaagatgaagataagCTGCCTGAAGAAAATGGGCATGGATCTGATGGTGAACAAGGAGGTTCAAATGGCTGGATTACCACAATCAATGATGTTGAGATGGAGAACCAGATTGTTCTTCCTGAGGATAAGAAGTATTACCCTACTGCAGAGGAGGTTTATGGTGAGGATGTTGAGACCTTGGTTATGGATGAAGATGAGCAGCCTCTTGAGCAACCCATTATCAAACCTGTTAGAGATATCAGATTTGAGGTTGGGGTTAAGGATCAGTCAACGTACGTGTCAACTGAGTTTCTTATCGGCCTCATGTCTAATCCCGCCCTTATGAGGAATGTTGCTCTTGTGGGTCATCTACAGCATGGGAAAACTGTCTTCATGGATATGTTGGTAGAGCAGACGCATCATATGTCTACTTTTAATGTTAAAAACGAGAAGCATATGAAATATACAGACACGCGAGTCGATGAGCAGGAGAGAAATATCTCAATCAAGGCCGTTCCAATGTCCCTTGTTCTTGAGGACAGTAGATCCAAATCATACCTGTGCAATATCATGGATACTCCTGGACATGTCAATTTCTCTGACGAAATGACTGCTTCTTTAAGACTTGCCGATGGTGCTGTTCTCATTGTTGATGCTGCTGAAGGAGTCATG GTAAACACAGAGAGAGCTATTCGGCATGCAATCCAGGACCGTCTCCCTATTGTTGTTGTGATCAATAAG GTTGACAGGCTCATAACTGAGCTCAAACTACCTCCAAGGGATGCTTACTACAAGCTTAGGCATACAATTGAAGTCATTAACAACCACATATCTGTTGCTTCAACAACTGCTGGAAACTTACCCCTTATAGACCCTGCAGCTGGAAATGTATGTTTTGCCAGTGGGACAGCTGGATGGTCTTTCACATTGCAATCTTTTGCTAAAATGTATGCCAAGCTACATGGGGTGGCCATGGACGTGGATAAGTTTGCATCTCGACTTTGGGGAGATGTTTATTATCACCCTGATACTAGGGTATTCAAGAAAAATCCTCCAGTAGGTGGTGGAGAAAGAGCATTTGTTCAGTTTATTCTGGAGCCTCTATACAAAATATACAGCCAAGTGATAGGTGAACATAAGAAGAGTGTGGAGACCACCCTTGCAGAATTAGGAGTGACTCTGAGTAATAGTGCATATAAGCTAAACGTCAGACCTTTACTTAGGTTAGCCTGTAGCTCAGTTTTTGGTTCGGCATCAGGGTTCACTGATATGTTGGTAAAGCACATTCCTTCTCCCAGAGAGGCTGCATCGAGGAAAGTCGGCCATGCATACACTGGGCCAACAGATTCCCCCAT TTATGAGTCAATGGTAGAATGTGACCCATCTGGACCTCTCATGGTTAATGTGACAAAGCTGTACCCTAAATCAGATACTAGTGTGTTTGATGTGTTTGGAAGAGTTTATAGTGGTAGGCTTCAAACAGGGCAAAGCGTACGTGTACTAGGAGAAGGGTATTCACCTGATGATGAGGAGGACATGACTATAAAAGAAGTGACCAAGCTATGGATATATCAAGCGAGGTATAGAATACCAGTGAGCAGTGCCCCTCCTGGTTCATGGGTTCTAATTGAAGGTGTTGATGCGTCCATCATGAAAACTGCGACTCTGTGTAATTCAATCTACGATGAAGATGTCCACATATTCCGAGCGCTCCAATTTAATACCCTCTCAGTAGTGAAGACTGCTACTGAGCCTTTGAATCCTAGTGAGCTGCCTAAAATGGTGGAAGGGCttagaaaaattagcaaaagCTATCCCCTTGCGATTACCAAAGTCGAGGAGTCTGGAGAACATACTATTCTAGGCACGGGTGAGTTGTACTTGGACTCCATCATGAAGGACCTCAGGGAGCTCTATTCAGAGGTCGAAGTAAAG GTTGCAGATCCGGTGGTCTCCTTCTGTGAGACAGTTGTTGAATCTTCGTCGATGAAGTGTTTTGCTGAGActccaaacaaaaagaacaaaataacaatG ATTGCAGAGCCATTGGACAGAGGGCTTGCTGAGGACATTGAGAGTGGCGTCGTAAGCATTGACTGGAACAGGAAACAACTCGGGGACTTCTTCAGGACGAAGTATGACTGGGATCTACTTGCTGCACGTTCCATTTGGGCTTTTGGTCCTGATAAACAG GGACCAAATATTTTATTGGATGACACCCTCCCAACTGAGGTCGACAGGAACTTGATGATGGCAGTGAAAGAATCCATTGTTCAAGG GTTCCAGTGGGGTGCCCGTGAAGGTCCCCTCTGTGATGAGCCCATAAGAAATGTAAAGTTCAAGATTGTTGATGCACGGATAGCACCAGAGCCGCTGCATAGAGGATCTGGTCAGATGATTCCAACAGCAAGACGTGTTGCATATTCAGCCTTTCTTATGGCAACTCCAAGGCTGATGGAACCTGTGTACTATGTGGAG ATACAAACACCAATCGACTGTGTGACTGCAATCTACACAGTTTTGTCACGTAGACGTGGGCACGTCACATCTGATGTTCCTCAGCCTGGTACTCCGGCTTACATTGTGAAG GCTTTTCTACCTGTGATAGAATCGTTCGGGTTTGAGACAGATCTGAGGTACCACACACAGGGACAAGCTTTCTGCGTGTCTGTGTTTGATCACTGGGCCATAGTGCCAGGAGACCCTCTTGACAAAAGCATCCTACTGCGTCCACTTGAGCCTGCCCCTATTCAGCACCTAGCTCGCGAATTCATGGTCAAGACCCGCCGTAGAAAG
- the LOC104707608 gene encoding 5'-adenylylsulfate reductase 1, chloroplastic-like, with translation MAMGVHVSSSSRIINSGFSRSGVSSEPKVPQIGSLRLSDRVHVTPVSLNLSGKRSSSVKPLNAESKTKDSMIRLAATTMVAEIAAEEEAAEVVEVEDFEKLAKKLENASPLEIMDKALEKFGNDIAIAFSGAEDVALIEYAHLTGRPFRVFSLDTGRLNPETYRFFDEVEKHYGIRIEYMFPDSVEVQGLVRSKGLFSFYEDGHQECCRVRKVRPLRRALKGLKAWITGQRKDQSPGTRSEIPVVQVDPVFEGLDGGAGSLVKWNPVANVEGNDVWSFLRTMDVPVNTLHAAGYISIGCEPCTKAVLPGQHEREGRWWWEDAKAKECGLHKGNVKENAADAKENGESKSAVADIFKSENLVTLSRQGVENLMKLENRKEPWIVVLYAPWCPFCQAMEASYDELADKLAGSGIKVAKFRADGDQKEFAKQELQLGSFPTILVFPKNSSRPIKYPSEKRDVDSLTSFLNLVR, from the exons ATGGCAATGGGTgttcatgtttcttcttcttcaaggatCATAAACTCTGGTTTCTCTCGTTCCGGCGTTTCATCTGAGCCAAAAG TGCCACAAATCGGTTCTTTGAGGTTATCGGATCGTGTTCATGTAACTCCGGTGTCTTTGAATCTATCTGGGAAGCGATCATCATCTGTGAAACCTTTAAACGCAGAGTCGAAGACAAAGGACTCTATGATTCGTCTTGCAGCAACGACAATGGTAGCAGAGATTGCTGCAGAGGAAGAAGCTGCTGAAGTAGTAGAGGTTGAGGATTTTGAAAAGCTTGCAAAGAAGCTTGAGAATGCTTCACCTCTTGAGATTATGGATAAAGCTCTTGAGAAGTTCGGGAACGATATCGCTATTGCATTTAG TGGTGCTGAAGATGTTGCTCTGATTGAGTACGCTCATTTGACTGGGAGACCATTTAGAGTATTTAGTTTGGATACAGGGAGATTGAATCCTGAAACGTATCGGTTTTTCGATGAGGTGGAGAAACACTATGGGATTAGAATTGAGTATATGTTTCCTGATTCTGTTGAGGTTCAAGGTTTGGTTAGGAGCAAAGGATTGTTCTCTTTCTATGAAGATGGTCATCAGGAGTGTTGCCGTGTGAGGAAGGTTAGACCATTGAGGCGTGCTCTCAAGGGTTTAAAGGCTTGGATTACTGGTCAGAGGAAAGATCAATCGCCTGGAACTAGGTCTGAGATACCAGTTGTTCAGGTTGATCCGGTTTTTGAAGGTTTGGATGGTGGAGCTGGTAGTTTGGTGAAGTGGAATCCTGTTGCTAATGTAGAAGGGAACGATGTTTGGAGTTTCTTGAGGACTATGGATGTTCCAGTTAACACATTGCACGCGGCAGGGTATATTTCTATTGGATGTGAGCCTTGTACTAAAGCGGTTTTACCGGGACAGCACGAGAGAGAAGGGAGATGGTGGTGGGAAGATGCTAAAGCTAAAGAATGTGGACTTCACAAAGGGAACGTCAAGGAAAACGCAGCTGATGCTAAAGAAAATGGGGAATCGAAATCTGCTGTTGCAGATATCTTTAAGAGTGAGAATCTTGTGACTTTGAGCAGGCAAGGCGTGGAGAATTTGATGAAGTTGGAGAACCGTAAAGAGCCTTGGATCGTTGTGCTTTATGCTCCGTGGTGCCCCTTTTGTCAAGCCATGGAAGCATCGTATGATGAACTGGCGGATAAGTTGGCTGGAAGCGGGATTAAGGTAGCTAAATTCAGAGCGGATGGTGACCAGAAGGAGTTTGCTAAGCAAGAATTGCAGCTCGGTAGCTTCCCGACGATACTTGTCTTCCCCAAGAACTCTTCAAGACCTATCAAGTATCCGTCTGAGAAGAGAGATGTCGATTCTTTGACTTCGTTCTTGAATCTTGTCCGATGA
- the LOC104707607 gene encoding UPF0690 protein C1orf52 homolog, with protein MKKCMMRWDNDDDEDDSSEESSSSSDSNPDNSETGKKKKRKSKKPIARFAKKDKKAFDYESLQQHGYKAVGLPDIRAPVEKQDWSWTTGKDKQRVEEVKESYQEREATRAAVTGGETIENAQLRSDRKNLSFSQKEKKKRDLGQASRGKNYVEEEKRQLRESGVYSGFDS; from the exons ATGAAGAAATGTATGATGCGGTgggataatgatgatgatgaagatgactcATCCGAGGAATCATCGTCGTCTTCTGACTCAAACCCGGATAACTCCGAGactgggaagaagaagaagagaaagagcaaGAAGCCAATAG CGAGGTTTgcaaagaaagataagaaagcATTCGACTATGAATCTCTGCAACAGCATGGTTACAAAGCCGTTGGTCTTCCAGATATACGTGCTCCTGTGGAGAAACAGGATTGGTCATGGACTACGGGAAAGGATAAACAAAGAGTAGAGGAAGTGAAAGAGAGTTATCAAGAACGAGAAGCTACCAGAGCTGCTGTTACAGGTGGCGAGACGATTGAGAATGCGCAGTTGCGTAGTGATAGGAAGAATCTATCTTTCTcacagaaggagaagaagaagagagatttagGACAAGCGAGTAGAGGGAAGAATTacgttgaagaagagaagaggcaGTTGAGAGAGAGTGGTGTTTACTCTGGTTTTGATTCCTAA